The stretch of DNA GACAATGATCGACACGCTCTATGACGACCACTACAAGAGTCGCGAAACGCTCGCATGGGAGTTCGCGACAATCCTGAACCAAGAAGCAAGGGACTTGGAAGCGGCCGGCGTCGACATAATCCAGATCGATGAGCCCGCTTTCAACGTGTTCTTCGACGAACTGAAAGACTGGGGGGTAACGGCGCTCGAGCGTGCGACCGAAGGGCTGAGCTGCGAAACTGCCGTTCACATCTGTTACGGCTACGGCATCAAAGCCAACACCGACTGGAAGGCAACGCTCGGGGCAGAGTGGCGCCAGTACGAAGAGTCGTTTCCACTGTTGCAACAGTCATCGATCGACATCGTGTCGCTGGAGAGCCACAATTCGCGGGTACCTGTCGACCTGATCGAACTGCTTCGGGGCAAGAAGGTCATGCTGGGTGCGATCGATGTGGCGAGCGACACCATCGAGACGCCCGAAGAGGTCGCCGCAACCCTTCGTCGCGCACTCCCGTTTGTTGACGCAGACAAGCTCTACCCGAGTACCAATTGCGGTATGGCGCCACTGGGCCGACGCGTCGCACGAGACAAGATGGTCGCGCTCGCCGCTGGGGCTGAACTCCTGCGACGTGAGTTGTCCTAGCGACTCCGACGACTCGGCGGCACCCGAGTACGTGTGACATCGGCACTGCGGGATTGCCCGTGCTGCTGTGGATAGAACGGCTGGGTTCGTCAGTTCTGCGGCTACGTTATGGCCCTCCAGATAGAATTGATGTTTCGTAACGTCGCCGAAAGAGGCACTCAAAGCGGTTCCGGCGCAGCGGTTGTGGATCAGCGGTCGGCGAAATACCGTGAGGACCGCGGCCGGTACGTGACGGTCGGGTAGCCGGTGACGGGATCGACGGCGACCCCAGCCCGCACGTTGTACACCTGCTCGACGAGGGCCTCGGTGATCACCTCGGCGGGGCGGCCGGCGGCCACGATGCGGCCGGCCTTCAGCACCACCACGCGGTCGCAGAACATCGCGGCCAGGTTGAGGTCGTGGAGGGCAATGTAAC from Rhodococcus opacus B4 encodes:
- a CDS encoding methionine synthase, with the translated sequence MNTLLPTSIVGSLPKPSWLSEPEKLWSPWKLRDDELREGKLDAQTLAAHEQRRAGLDIISDGEQTRQHFVTTFIEHLSGVDFDRRETVRIRDRYDASVPTVVGAVSREKSVFAADATRLRAATDRPIKWALPGPMTMIDTLYDDHYKSRETLAWEFATILNQEARDLEAAGVDIIQIDEPAFNVFFDELKDWGVTALERATEGLSCETAVHICYGYGIKANTDWKATLGAEWRQYEESFPLLQQSSIDIVSLESHNSRVPVDLIELLRGKKVMLGAIDVASDTIETPEEVAATLRRALPFVDADKLYPSTNCGMAPLGRRVARDKMVALAAGAELLRRELS